From a single Rutidosis leptorrhynchoides isolate AG116_Rl617_1_P2 chromosome 5, CSIRO_AGI_Rlap_v1, whole genome shotgun sequence genomic region:
- the LOC139846911 gene encoding serine carboxypeptidase-like 42, with protein MGVGWLFVVVVVAVIVGGGDGFPVEDLVTRLPGQPNVTFKQYAGYVDVDDKNGRSLFYYFVEADNDPDHKPLSLWLNGGPGCSSMGGGAFTELGPFFPQGNGRGLRVNTKSWNKVSNLLFVESPAGVGWSYSNTTSDYTTGDANTAKDMVTFLLNWYKKFPSFRSRELYLTGESYAGHYIPQLTIALLDHNERSSDFKFNIKGVAIGNPLLKLDRDVPAVYEYYWSHGMISDEIGLTIMNDCNFEDYTFPSPHNESVECNNAISKANDIIGDYINNYDVILDVCYPSLVEQELRLKKTATKISFGVDVCMSYERKYYFNLPEVQRALHANRTKLPYSWSMCSGILNYNENDGSIDLLPLLYRIIKNRIPVWIFSGDQDSVVPLLGSRTLVRELAHDLHFEATVPYTAWFHKGQVGGWITEYGNLLTFATVRGAAHMVPYAQPDRALHLFSSFVRGHRLPNNTRPSIDD; from the exons ATGGGTGTTGGATGGTtgtttgtggtggtggtggtggcggtgataGTTGGTGGTGGAGATGGTTTTCCGGTGGAGGATTTGGTGACTAGATTGCCAGGACAACCAAATGTTACGTTTAAACAGTATGCTGGTTATGTTGATGTGGATGACAAAAATGGAAGGagtttattttattattttgttgAAGCTGATAATGATCCTGATCATAAACCCCTTTCTCTTTGGCTTAATGGAG GCCCAGGCTGCTCATCAATGGGTGGGGGAGCCTTCACCGAATTGGGCCCCTTTTTCCCCCAAGGTAACGGCCGGGGACTACGAGTAAATACAAAGTCATGGAACAAAG TATCAAATCTTTTGTTCGTTGAGTCTCCGGCTGGGGTAGGATGGTCATACTCCAACACAACTTCAGATTACACTACCGGTGATGCTAACACAG CTAAAGATATGGTTACATTCTTGTTAAATTGGTACAAAAAGTTTCCATCTTTTCGGTCACGAGAGTTATATCTTACCGGGGAAAGCTATGCCG GACATTATATTCCACAATTAACAATCGCCCTTTTGGACCACAATGAACGTTCGTCTGATTTCAAATTCAACATCAAAGGAGTTGCT atTGGTAATCCACTACTTAAACTTGACCGTGATGTGCCAGCTGTATACGAGTACTACTGGTCCCACGGGATGATATCAGATGAGATTGGCCTTACTATCATGAACGATTGCAATTTTGAAGATTATACGTTTCCTTCGCCTCATAATGAATCTGTTGAATGTAATAATGCCATTTCTAAAGCAAACGACATAATCGGTGATTATATCAATAACTACGATGTGATTCTTGATGTATGCTACCCTTCTCTTGTTGAACAAGAGTTACGCTTGAAGAAAACg GCAACCAAGATCAGTTTTGGAGTTGATGTGTGCATGAGTTATGAACGAAAATACTATTTTAACCTTCCCGAGGTTCAACGCGCTCTTCATGCTAATCGAACCAAGTTACCATATTCTTGGTCAATGTGCAGTGG TATTCTAAATTACAATGAGAATGACGGGAGCATCGATCTTCTGCCATTGCTTTACAGAATAATCAAAAATCGAATCCCAGTTTGGATTTTCAG TGGTGATCAAGATTCTGTAGTTCCATTGCTTGGATCAAGAACACTTGTTCGTGAATTGGCTCATGATTTGCATTTTGAGGCTACTGTTCCATACACAGCCTGGTTTCATAAGGGCCAG GTTGGAGGTTGGATCACCGAGTATGGGAATCTATTAACTTTTGCAACGGTACGAGGTGCTGCTCATATGGTGCCGTATGCTCAGCCTGATCGGGCCCTACATTTGTTCAGCTCGTTTGTCCGTGGTCATAGATTGCCTAACAACACTCGACCTTCAATTGACGATTAA